The following are encoded in a window of Rhizobium sp. WYJ-E13 genomic DNA:
- a CDS encoding terminase small subunit, with protein sequence MSELTARQQRFVEEYLVDAVGAHAAIRAGYSPRGAKKRAWLLLKKPEIAAAIETATAERSERTKIDADWLLRRLAAEAEADLGDLYDENGDFKPIREWPAIWRQGLGRSTGPSSGQLRRYWRPCADPEPAG encoded by the coding sequence ATGAGCGAACTGACGGCGCGCCAGCAGCGCTTCGTGGAAGAATATCTCGTCGATGCAGTTGGCGCGCACGCGGCGATCAGGGCCGGCTATTCCCCGCGCGGCGCCAAGAAGAGGGCCTGGCTGCTCTTGAAGAAACCCGAGATCGCCGCCGCCATCGAAACGGCGACCGCGGAGCGCTCCGAGCGCACGAAGATCGATGCGGACTGGCTCTTGAGGCGGCTTGCGGCCGAAGCGGAAGCCGATCTCGGCGATCTCTATGACGAGAACGGCGATTTCAAGCCGATCAGGGAATGGCCCGCCATCTGGCGGCAGGGGCTGGGGCGATCTACTGGCCCTAGTTCCGGCCAATTGCGCCGATATTGGCGCCCGTGCGCTGATCCTGAACCCGCCGGTTGA
- a CDS encoding peptidoglycan-binding protein, producing MLIESKQRRFWRDYEDNIELMTEIYFGDALIRVARPTVSAWDALEAIMHSFNYRISPSETSGYTPKVANSTVNDLRSFGIAVNVNTASNPQRQTTDKRKVWFSTKLTQVERAHDVLENAADTDMSADMIDAIRAVRTLDKKRVFGWGGDRPTKKSAGFFFINVSPEELARGLDNRTVKRPEEVSPKPDEDDENFDADVPIDPVLEEEMFGETETMVDVIHIERFRVLLDFIANHEGTAQQPGGGYNTSLAFGALIGGEKKLTNMTLNQIDALQTLMLKNPDNKWNSSALGRYQIVRKTLRGLRTQLGRTGNELYSPDLQDRLATMLINRRGRSVPGLRAEWASLQKVSEVAILAAYDGILAGQDDKQIEIPREERDITKILEALWERLGVSTPQPFPTPIAISPMPQLALKPGDRGPAVQALQEALSRRNYQVGKIDGIYGSMTVGAVAAFQIDYNVPTDHIGTVDGPTWDMLANAANRPLSEDRLNASADDLRRMGSQIVLNADRTKIVAILTSVFGALGLGSATLGDYRGAGGSSGSATAAQTATTNSPISVDQQIAHLISGFSSDQYRNFFGLRPEQVTAARIKIEDLEKLYNQSNSSQQTSQVGPRPDLVDPLIGLAAGAANIFLPGVGGSLALLALGAASHIFGSRIINRRVQDQRTGANIGAIGRN from the coding sequence ATGTTGATAGAGAGCAAGCAACGCCGGTTCTGGCGTGATTATGAAGATAACATTGAGCTCATGACCGAGATATATTTCGGTGATGCTTTGATACGAGTCGCGAGGCCGACTGTATCAGCATGGGACGCTCTCGAAGCTATCATGCACTCCTTTAACTACAGGATAAGCCCAAGCGAGACGTCGGGATACACTCCCAAAGTCGCGAATTCGACTGTGAATGATCTTCGATCATTTGGAATTGCCGTGAATGTCAACACTGCTTCAAATCCACAGAGGCAAACGACCGACAAACGGAAAGTGTGGTTCTCGACCAAGCTGACACAAGTGGAGAGAGCTCACGATGTCTTGGAGAATGCCGCAGACACCGACATGTCGGCCGATATGATCGATGCCATCAGGGCAGTGCGAACGCTCGACAAGAAGCGGGTCTTCGGCTGGGGAGGCGACAGGCCCACCAAAAAGAGCGCCGGCTTTTTCTTTATCAATGTGTCGCCCGAAGAACTCGCCAGGGGGCTTGATAACAGAACGGTCAAAAGGCCGGAGGAGGTCTCTCCAAAGCCGGATGAAGACGATGAGAATTTCGATGCGGATGTCCCGATCGATCCGGTGCTTGAAGAAGAGATGTTTGGGGAGACCGAAACAATGGTCGATGTAATACATATTGAACGCTTTCGGGTATTGCTGGATTTTATCGCCAACCATGAGGGTACGGCTCAGCAGCCGGGTGGCGGATATAATACATCGCTCGCTTTCGGGGCGCTGATCGGCGGCGAAAAGAAGCTCACGAACATGACCCTCAATCAGATCGATGCGCTTCAGACGCTGATGCTCAAGAACCCAGACAACAAGTGGAATTCTTCGGCATTGGGCCGCTATCAGATCGTTCGCAAGACGCTGCGCGGCCTCAGAACGCAACTGGGCCGGACTGGCAACGAGCTCTATTCGCCGGATCTGCAGGATCGCCTCGCCACGATGCTCATCAATCGGCGCGGGCGCAGCGTCCCCGGGCTTCGCGCAGAATGGGCCAGCCTTCAGAAGGTGTCCGAGGTCGCCATTCTTGCTGCATATGACGGGATTCTTGCAGGTCAGGACGACAAGCAAATAGAGATTCCCCGCGAGGAGCGGGACATTACGAAGATCCTCGAAGCGCTGTGGGAGAGGCTGGGCGTTTCGACCCCGCAGCCTTTTCCGACCCCGATCGCCATATCGCCGATGCCGCAACTGGCGCTGAAGCCAGGGGATCGCGGGCCGGCTGTTCAGGCCCTGCAGGAAGCCCTCAGCCGCCGCAATTATCAGGTGGGCAAGATCGACGGCATTTACGGTTCGATGACCGTCGGTGCGGTCGCGGCCTTTCAGATCGATTACAACGTGCCGACGGATCATATCGGCACCGTCGATGGCCCGACATGGGACATGCTCGCCAATGCGGCCAATCGCCCCCTATCCGAGGACCGGCTGAACGCCAGCGCCGACGATCTGCGGCGGATGGGATCTCAAATCGTCCTTAACGCCGATCGGACGAAAATCGTCGCGATCCTCACATCTGTGTTTGGCGCGCTTGGGCTGGGAAGCGCGACGCTCGGCGACTATCGCGGAGCCGGCGGATCCAGTGGTTCGGCAACGGCCGCGCAGACTGCCACAACGAATTCTCCAATTTCCGTCGATCAGCAGATCGCTCATTTGATCAGCGGCTTTAGTTCCGATCAGTACAGGAATTTCTTTGGGCTCAGACCCGAACAAGTCACTGCCGCGAGGATCAAGATCGAGGATCTGGAGAAACTCTACAACCAATCGAATTCCTCCCAACAGACCTCGCAAGTAGGCCCGCGTCCCGATCTCGTCGACCCATTGATCGGACTGGCGGCAGGCGCCGCCAACATCTTCCTGCCGGGAGTAGGGGGATCTTTGGCCTTGCTGGCGCTTGGGGCAGCCTCACATATATTCGGATCGCGGATCATCAACCGGCGGGTTCAGGATCAGCGCACGGGCGCCAATATCGGCGCAATTGGCCGGAACTAG
- a CDS encoding terminase small subunit, whose protein sequence is MTELTARQQRFVEEYLVDAVGAHAAIRAGYSPRGAKKRAWLLLKKPEIAAAIETATAERSERTKIDADWLLTRLAAEAEADLGDLYDENGDFKPIREWPAIWRQGLVTDVEISALYEGTGKERRQVGHVKKVKFAERLRRLELIGKHIRINAFKEIVEHKGLTALAERLERAQKRNDGGAE, encoded by the coding sequence ATGACGGAACTGACGGCGCGCCAGCAGCGCTTCGTGGAAGAATATCTCGTCGATGCAGTTGGCGCGCACGCGGCGATCAGGGCCGGCTATTCGCCGCGCGGCGCCAAGAAGAGGGCCTGGCTGCTCTTGAAGAAACCTGAGATCGCCGCCGCCATCGAAACGGCGACGGCGGAGCGCTCGGAGCGCACGAAAATCGATGCGGACTGGCTGCTGACGCGGCTTGCGGCCGAAGCGGAAGCCGATCTCGGCGATCTCTATGACGAGAACGGCGATTTCAAGCCGATCAGGGAATGGCCCGCCATCTGGCGGCAGGGGCTGGTGACGGACGTCGAAATCTCCGCGCTCTATGAGGGCACCGGCAAGGAGCGCAGACAAGTCGGCCATGTGAAGAAGGTAAAATTCGCCGAGCGGCTGCGCCGGCTGGAGTTGATCGGCAAGCATATCCGCATCAACGCCTTCAAGGAGATCGTCGAGCACAAGGGCCTTACCGCGCTCGCCGAGCGGCTGGAGCGGGCACAAAAGCGCAATGATGGCGGGGCGGAGTAG
- a CDS encoding terminase, translating to MLQKPLPAVSGESRDPNDEIIALAASCRFSPKRWSRLAWDWGVGELSGYDGPRPWQDEINDLIGAHLADPATRFQPLQISVASGHGIGKSAEMGMLSNWAMSCFADCKVVTTANTEGQLRTKTAPEIGKWFRLSITAHWFDVQAMSIKSRDPERSESWRQDFISWSEHNTEAFAGLHNKGRIILLLFDEASKIHDKVWEVAEGALTDEDTVIIWIVFGNPTRNSGRFRECFRRFRHRWIGRQIDSRSVPGTNKQFLQRLVDDHGEDSDIVKVRVRGQFPSQSAMQFISADDADRARSVHLRPEQYGFAPVIIGVDPAWTGDDPTVIMLRQGLYAKRLATIARNDNDIEVANLIARLEDEYQADAVFVDAGYGTGIVSAGTVMGRSWQLVWFGSTRVLDPGYYNMRAYIWGQMKRWLKAGGAIDPANEALYQDLVGPETVARLDGRIQLESKDDMKERGLPSPNEGDALALTFAQPVAKKPRHRAGTGAKAAVDYDVYG from the coding sequence ATGCTTCAAAAACCCCTGCCCGCCGTCTCGGGCGAAAGCCGCGATCCCAATGACGAGATCATCGCGCTCGCCGCCTCCTGCCGCTTCAGCCCGAAGCGCTGGAGCCGGCTCGCCTGGGATTGGGGTGTCGGCGAACTCTCGGGTTACGATGGCCCCCGTCCCTGGCAGGACGAGATCAACGATCTGATAGGCGCCCATCTTGCCGACCCAGCTACCCGCTTCCAGCCGCTGCAGATATCGGTCGCCTCCGGCCACGGCATCGGCAAATCGGCCGAAATGGGCATGCTCTCCAACTGGGCGATGTCCTGTTTTGCAGACTGCAAGGTGGTCACGACAGCCAATACCGAGGGCCAGCTGCGCACCAAGACGGCGCCCGAGATCGGCAAGTGGTTCCGGCTCTCCATCACCGCCCACTGGTTCGATGTGCAGGCCATGTCCATCAAGTCGCGCGATCCCGAGCGCAGCGAAAGCTGGCGGCAGGATTTCATCTCCTGGAGCGAGCACAATACGGAAGCCTTCGCCGGCCTGCACAACAAGGGCCGCATCATCCTGCTGCTCTTCGACGAGGCCTCGAAGATCCACGACAAGGTCTGGGAAGTGGCCGAGGGCGCGCTGACGGATGAGGACACCGTCATCATCTGGATCGTCTTCGGCAACCCGACGAGGAACAGCGGCCGCTTTCGCGAATGCTTCCGCCGCTTCCGTCACCGCTGGATCGGGCGGCAGATCGACAGCCGCTCGGTGCCCGGCACCAACAAGCAGTTCCTTCAACGGCTCGTGGACGATCACGGCGAGGACAGCGATATCGTCAAGGTGCGCGTGCGCGGCCAGTTTCCGAGCCAGTCCGCCATGCAGTTCATCTCCGCGGATGATGCCGACCGGGCACGATCAGTCCACCTGCGCCCCGAGCAATATGGCTTCGCGCCCGTCATCATCGGCGTCGACCCGGCCTGGACGGGCGACGACCCGACAGTGATCATGCTGCGCCAGGGGCTTTACGCGAAGCGGCTGGCGACCATCGCCCGCAACGACAACGACATCGAGGTCGCCAATCTCATTGCCCGGCTGGAGGATGAATATCAGGCCGATGCCGTCTTCGTCGATGCCGGCTACGGCACCGGCATCGTCAGCGCCGGCACGGTCATGGGCCGCTCCTGGCAGCTCGTCTGGTTCGGCTCGACCAGGGTGTTGGACCCCGGCTATTACAATATGCGCGCCTATATCTGGGGGCAGATGAAACGCTGGCTGAAGGCCGGCGGCGCGATCGACCCGGCCAATGAGGCTCTCTATCAGGATCTCGTCGGGCCGGAGACCGTGGCGCGGCTGGATGGCAGAATCCAGCTCGAAAGCAAGGACGACATGAAGGAACGTGGGTTGCCTTCGCCCAACGAGGGCGATGCGCTGGCGCTGACATTCGCGCAGCCGGTGGCGAAGAAGCCGCGTCACCGGGCGGGCACAGGGGCGAAGGCGGCGGTGGATTATGATGTTTATGGGTAG
- a CDS encoding GNAT family N-acetyltransferase, which translates to MKLVRVSNQSEWEAYHQIRRHVLFDLRGLSGYDDHHPDDREPEHLPLIFVDGNEYVGAVRLDLDGNGNGVVRTVAIVAERQRQGIGRAMMTAVERLAMAHEAVRLETHAAPDAVGFYYKIGWEIIDAHRPNPLMAKLLK; encoded by the coding sequence TTGAAGCTGGTACGAGTATCGAACCAATCTGAATGGGAGGCGTATCATCAGATTCGACGGCATGTGCTGTTCGATCTGCGCGGATTGTCTGGATACGACGATCACCATCCTGACGACAGAGAGCCGGAGCATCTTCCGCTGATTTTTGTCGACGGCAATGAGTACGTCGGTGCCGTCCGTCTTGATCTCGATGGGAACGGGAATGGGGTGGTTCGCACGGTTGCAATCGTTGCGGAGCGCCAGCGGCAAGGTATCGGCCGAGCCATGATGACCGCCGTTGAGAGACTAGCCATGGCTCACGAGGCAGTCAGGCTGGAAACCCACGCAGCGCCCGATGCAGTGGGTTTCTATTATAAAATTGGCTGGGAAATTATCGATGCACACCGGCCTAATCCCCTTATGGCAAAGCTTTTGAAATGA
- a CDS encoding pyridoxamine 5'-phosphate oxidase family protein codes for MGRVAMHQWLGGARGQTPLRPAGCRMGLHKDREYSLRDEAMDDFHTRRMILEFLRKHSLAVIATSHRNGTPEAAVIDFSVRDDLEAVFSAFKETRKFDNIAERPGVAFVVGWNDNVTVQYEGEATRVPAAEIEEYQEAYLDSVPTAREFIERGAVMFKATPRWIRYSDFNKEPPEQIVIQF; via the coding sequence ATGGGCCGAGTAGCAATGCATCAATGGTTAGGCGGTGCTCGCGGCCAAACTCCGCTGAGGCCGGCGGGCTGTCGAATGGGACTGCACAAAGATCGGGAATACTCACTGAGGGATGAGGCAATGGACGATTTTCATACGAGACGCATGATCCTTGAATTCCTGAGAAAGCACAGCTTGGCGGTCATTGCTACCAGCCATCGCAATGGAACGCCGGAGGCGGCTGTGATCGACTTCTCGGTGCGCGACGATCTTGAGGCCGTGTTCAGCGCTTTCAAGGAAACGCGAAAGTTCGACAATATCGCGGAGCGTCCCGGCGTCGCGTTCGTCGTCGGATGGAACGACAACGTCACGGTTCAATACGAGGGTGAGGCAACAAGGGTTCCTGCCGCGGAAATCGAAGAATACCAGGAGGCCTATCTCGACAGCGTTCCGACCGCGAGGGAGTTCATCGAGAGAGGGGCAGTGATGTTCAAGGCGACGCCGCGGTGGATTCGATATTCCGATTTCAACAAGGAGCCTCCCGAGCAAATCGTGATTCAATTCTGA
- a CDS encoding ACT domain-containing protein — protein sequence MAAVTDLATLLATMDPVLQEGEFVFCTISEEALAACQPLQPLGLFREAEGVTVILPVEVALERGFVIGTPMRWITLNVHSALEAVGLTAAFATALTREGISANVVAGYYHDHIFMPAANAPRAIKALKALSAGM from the coding sequence ATGGCGGCCGTGACCGACCTTGCGACATTGCTGGCAACGATGGACCCCGTACTGCAGGAGGGGGAATTCGTCTTCTGTACGATTTCGGAAGAGGCGCTTGCCGCTTGTCAGCCGTTGCAGCCGCTGGGGCTGTTTCGCGAGGCGGAGGGCGTGACGGTGATCCTGCCGGTCGAGGTTGCGCTGGAACGGGGATTTGTCATCGGCACGCCGATGCGCTGGATCACCCTCAATGTTCATTCTGCGCTGGAGGCGGTCGGCCTGACCGCCGCCTTTGCAACGGCACTGACGCGAGAAGGGATCAGCGCCAATGTTGTTGCGGGGTATTACCACGATCACATCTTCATGCCGGCGGCAAATGCCCCGCGCGCGATCAAGGCGCTGAAAGCGCTGTCGGCGGGTATGTGA
- a CDS encoding DUF6481 family protein: protein MKNTRNNDLSDRRTAAAEAKSALLKAYHAARSVAEPARLARQAERMAIAAAREERRLERERSKRDEAERRVAEAAEQQAAADAAARAETEAREVAERDRIARVLEDEAIRKAERDRRYANRKARRS from the coding sequence TTGAAGAACACCAGAAACAACGACCTTTCCGATCGCCGTACTGCGGCTGCGGAAGCAAAATCCGCTCTCCTGAAGGCCTATCATGCGGCAAGAAGTGTCGCCGAACCCGCCAGATTGGCGAGGCAAGCGGAACGCATGGCCATCGCCGCTGCCAGGGAAGAGCGGCGCCTTGAACGCGAACGGTCAAAGCGCGACGAGGCCGAACGCCGGGTGGCCGAGGCCGCGGAGCAGCAGGCGGCTGCCGATGCTGCGGCGCGCGCGGAAACCGAAGCGCGCGAGGTGGCGGAAAGAGATCGCATCGCCCGGGTGCTTGAAGACGAGGCTATCCGCAAGGCTGAGCGCGACCGGCGCTATGCCAACCGTAAGGCGAGGCGGTCCTAG
- a CDS encoding cold-shock protein, translating into MTTGTVKWFNSTKGFGFIQPDNGGADAFVHISAVERAGMRELVEGQKIGYELERDNKSGKMSACNLQAA; encoded by the coding sequence ATGACCACTGGCACAGTTAAATGGTTCAATTCGACCAAGGGCTTCGGCTTCATTCAGCCTGACAATGGCGGCGCCGATGCGTTCGTTCACATCTCTGCCGTAGAGCGCGCCGGTATGCGCGAGCTCGTGGAAGGCCAGAAGATCGGCTATGAGCTGGAGCGCGACAACAAGTCGGGCAAGATGTCGGCCTGCAACCTGCAGGCCGCCTGA
- a CDS encoding prolyl oligopeptidase family serine peptidase: protein MRTPATLVALLLTCATSHSADQLEGNVPSMIYPETKRIDVTEEHFGQTIADPYRWLENKVAEDRAVRSWIEAQNAVTRSYLDTLPGRDHFRKRMTELLDYERYTVPRKRGDRYFFNVIKGNENQPSLYVREGVFGDSRLLIDPNSWSEDGADALAIWSASDDGRFVGFGIQTNGSDWRTLRVLDVDSGEILDDVVEMARFTRIAWAPDGSGFFYSRVPKPADGRADAVVANHAVYFHRLGTDQAEDRLIYATPERPELLHGADRVSGGRYLTISSTPGTNESSLTIVDLQSDDWKPRTVVADMDSAWYVIGNDEQRLLLATTHEAERVRIVSLDLAEDNPKPKELIAEAADGAVLDSAVLAGDTLLVNYQLDVKTELRRFTLDGKPDGTVNLPGVGSARFLEGDAREAFFVFTSYDAPIAIYHYDTASETVTTWVEPKVPIDLSKFHVEQRFYRSKDYTEVPMFISRRKDVKGPAPTLLYGYGGFGISQIPIYNPMYLSLVEQGGVLAIANIRGGGEYGRAWHRAGQLENKQNTFDDFIAGGEFLKRVGVTTPKGLAIQGESAGGMLVGAVTNQRPDLFDVALPGVGVMDMLRYDKFTGGALWRGEYGDPADKASFRNLLTYSPYHTIRDGEDYPAILATTADADDRVVPAHTFKYIAALQAADLGPKPRLVRIETRAGHGSGLPTDKAVAQNADLYAFAAYWTGLKITPAE from the coding sequence ATGCGAACGCCCGCCACACTCGTCGCCCTTTTGCTCACCTGTGCCACCAGCCATTCCGCCGACCAACTGGAGGGCAATGTGCCAAGTATGATCTATCCCGAGACGAAGCGCATTGACGTGACCGAAGAGCATTTCGGTCAGACGATCGCGGACCCGTATCGTTGGCTGGAAAACAAGGTTGCCGAGGACCGCGCAGTCCGGTCATGGATCGAGGCACAGAATGCCGTTACGCGATCCTATCTGGACACGCTTCCGGGACGGGACCACTTCCGCAAGCGGATGACGGAGTTGCTCGACTATGAGCGCTACACCGTCCCTCGAAAGCGGGGAGACCGCTACTTCTTCAATGTAATCAAAGGGAATGAAAATCAGCCGTCCCTTTATGTCCGTGAAGGGGTCTTCGGCGATAGCCGATTGCTCATCGATCCGAATAGCTGGTCGGAGGACGGCGCCGACGCCTTGGCCATATGGAGCGCATCCGACGACGGTCGTTTCGTTGGCTTCGGCATCCAGACAAACGGTAGCGACTGGCGGACACTTAGGGTGCTGGACGTCGACAGCGGCGAGATACTTGATGACGTCGTTGAAATGGCGCGCTTCACGCGCATTGCGTGGGCGCCAGATGGATCGGGCTTCTTCTATTCCCGCGTTCCGAAGCCAGCGGATGGCAGGGCCGATGCGGTCGTTGCCAACCACGCCGTCTACTTCCATAGGCTAGGAACAGACCAGGCGGAGGATCGCCTCATCTACGCCACCCCTGAACGCCCCGAACTGTTGCACGGAGCCGACAGGGTTTCTGGCGGACGCTACCTCACTATCTCCTCGACACCAGGGACGAACGAAAGCTCTCTAACCATCGTCGATCTTCAGTCTGACGACTGGAAGCCGCGGACGGTCGTGGCCGACATGGATTCTGCTTGGTATGTGATCGGCAATGATGAGCAAAGGCTTCTGTTGGCCACGACACACGAGGCCGAGCGCGTTCGCATTGTCTCGCTCGATCTAGCTGAAGACAACCCGAAGCCAAAGGAGCTCATCGCCGAGGCAGCCGATGGCGCAGTCTTGGACAGCGCGGTTCTTGCGGGCGACACACTGCTGGTGAACTATCAGCTCGACGTCAAGACGGAGCTGCGGCGCTTCACGCTCGATGGAAAGCCGGACGGCACCGTGAATCTACCGGGTGTTGGAAGCGCCCGATTTCTCGAAGGCGATGCCCGTGAAGCCTTCTTCGTCTTTACCAGCTACGACGCACCGATCGCGATCTATCACTACGACACGGCCTCCGAAACGGTGACGACCTGGGTGGAGCCGAAAGTGCCGATCGACCTCAGCAAATTCCATGTCGAGCAACGCTTCTATCGTTCGAAAGATTATACTGAAGTGCCGATGTTCATCAGCCGGCGCAAAGATGTCAAAGGGCCGGCTCCCACCCTGCTCTATGGCTATGGTGGGTTCGGCATCAGCCAGATTCCCATCTACAACCCCATGTACCTCTCCTTGGTCGAGCAGGGTGGCGTGCTGGCGATCGCCAATATTCGCGGAGGCGGGGAATATGGCCGGGCGTGGCATCGCGCAGGTCAGCTCGAGAATAAGCAGAACACGTTCGACGACTTCATCGCAGGTGGCGAATTCCTGAAGCGCGTGGGCGTCACTACACCGAAGGGACTTGCCATCCAGGGCGAGTCCGCCGGTGGCATGCTTGTCGGCGCCGTTACGAACCAGCGCCCCGATCTGTTCGACGTAGCACTTCCGGGTGTCGGGGTCATGGACATGCTGCGCTATGACAAGTTCACCGGCGGCGCGCTCTGGCGAGGCGAGTACGGTGATCCTGCCGATAAGGCATCATTCCGCAACCTGCTGACCTACTCGCCCTATCACACGATCAGGGATGGCGAGGACTATCCCGCAATCTTGGCCACCACAGCAGATGCCGACGACCGCGTCGTTCCTGCTCACACCTTCAAATACATCGCCGCACTGCAGGCCGCCGACCTTGGCCCCAAGCCGCGGCTGGTGCGCATCGAAACCCGTGCCGGGCATGGGAGCGGCCTTCCGACCGACAAGGCCGTCGCGCAGAACGCCGATCTTTACGCATTTGCCGCGTACTGGACGGGATTGAAGATCACACCTGCGGAATGA
- a CDS encoding TetR/AcrR family transcriptional regulator — protein sequence MSRTIPDDAHIEVARSAARLFLQKGVADTTGDEIAEAAGISKRTLWRYFRTKESCVEPLFALASQRLAVRFRNWPTDISVEQFLEIAYDMTKIGAQEKIDTGLLIHLIARLDEEPALLGPWHMSTRNTEETMAEVIATRLDLSPKDFDVMLCAATVAAAMRIVDETVSRGAVKYGQAPTVAETNDRLAQAIRRASTLPFCDPVTPRPR from the coding sequence ATGAGCAGAACGATCCCGGACGATGCACATATTGAAGTGGCGCGCAGCGCCGCTCGCTTATTTCTGCAGAAAGGCGTTGCCGACACGACTGGCGACGAGATTGCGGAAGCCGCCGGCATCTCGAAGCGGACGCTCTGGCGCTACTTCCGCACTAAAGAAAGCTGTGTCGAACCGCTCTTCGCGCTGGCGTCGCAACGCCTCGCAGTCAGATTTCGCAATTGGCCGACCGACATCTCGGTGGAGCAGTTCCTGGAGATTGCTTACGACATGACCAAGATCGGCGCGCAGGAAAAGATAGATACTGGGCTCCTCATCCATCTGATCGCTCGCTTGGATGAAGAACCGGCGCTTCTTGGCCCTTGGCATATGTCTACTCGAAACACTGAAGAGACAATGGCCGAGGTCATTGCTACGCGGCTCGATCTCTCGCCAAAGGATTTCGATGTGATGCTCTGCGCCGCAACGGTCGCCGCGGCGATGCGCATCGTCGACGAGACCGTCAGCCGAGGCGCGGTAAAATACGGGCAGGCACCGACCGTAGCAGAGACGAACGACCGACTGGCCCAAGCGATACGACGCGCAAGCACGCTACCATTCTGCGATCCCGTCACGCCAAGGCCGAGGTGA
- a CDS encoding TetR/AcrR family transcriptional regulator has protein sequence MADEIPLRADAQRNRERILAAAEDVFLEKGANVSLDDVAKRAGVGIGTLYRRFPTREELLAAAYSSRFLALAETSRSRDTGRDPLNAMRSYLEELVQHTNVYRGLAASLGTVLQVGTPGCAATSREGLRLLENAQAAGVIRHDIGFDDIVCIATAISLATGQESSPQAHIARLVGVFMDGMAVR, from the coding sequence TTGGCTGACGAAATCCCATTGCGGGCCGACGCCCAGCGAAACCGGGAACGCATCCTCGCCGCCGCCGAAGACGTCTTTCTCGAGAAAGGGGCCAACGTGTCCCTGGACGATGTCGCAAAACGCGCCGGCGTCGGCATCGGGACGCTTTACCGTCGCTTCCCGACACGAGAGGAGCTTCTGGCCGCGGCCTACAGCTCTCGCTTTTTGGCCCTTGCCGAAACCAGCCGATCAAGAGACACGGGACGTGATCCGCTGAACGCGATGCGCTCTTATCTGGAAGAACTCGTTCAGCACACCAACGTCTATCGTGGCCTCGCCGCGTCGCTCGGAACAGTGTTGCAGGTCGGCACGCCCGGCTGCGCGGCAACCAGCAGGGAAGGTCTGCGGCTTCTGGAAAATGCGCAGGCGGCGGGGGTTATCCGGCACGACATCGGCTTCGACGACATCGTATGCATAGCAACCGCCATCTCGCTCGCCACAGGGCAGGAGAGTTCGCCACAGGCCCACATCGCGCGTCTCGTGGGAGTGTTCATGGATGGGATGGCTGTGCGCTGA
- a CDS encoding SDR family NAD(P)-dependent oxidoreductase, which produces MAKRFDKKVVVVTGGTDGIGLATAKAFAAEGAHVYVTGRRQERLDEALEEIANGAIGVQGDVSDPSALDRLYARIKQDHGRVDVVFANAGISESAPIGGIEEDHFDRVFDINVKGTVFTVQKALPLMSAGGAVILAGSGAGSKGFANLSVYSATKAAIRSFARTWTVDLKSRGIRVNVVSPGMVLTPAMQTYLQDNAGAEEWMKQAIPFGRLAETAEVAKAVLFLASDESSFVGGEELLVDGGFVAV; this is translated from the coding sequence ATGGCAAAACGGTTTGATAAAAAGGTTGTGGTGGTTACGGGCGGCACGGACGGCATCGGCCTGGCCACGGCAAAGGCATTCGCAGCCGAGGGTGCCCATGTATATGTCACGGGGCGCCGGCAGGAGCGCCTGGATGAAGCACTCGAGGAGATCGCGAACGGTGCCATCGGCGTTCAGGGCGATGTCAGCGATCCCTCGGCCCTCGACAGGCTCTACGCTCGGATAAAGCAGGATCACGGTCGCGTGGATGTGGTCTTCGCCAATGCCGGCATATCCGAGTCCGCCCCGATCGGCGGTATCGAGGAGGACCATTTCGATCGCGTTTTCGATATCAACGTCAAGGGGACCGTCTTCACGGTGCAGAAGGCTCTGCCGCTGATGTCTGCCGGCGGTGCCGTCATATTGGCCGGATCGGGCGCCGGCAGCAAGGGCTTCGCCAACCTTTCCGTCTACAGCGCGACGAAGGCAGCGATCCGCTCGTTTGCACGAACCTGGACAGTCGATCTGAAAAGCCGCGGAATACGTGTGAACGTCGTCTCCCCCGGCATGGTCCTGACCCCGGCAATGCAGACCTACCTTCAAGACAATGCCGGTGCCGAGGAATGGATGAAGCAGGCCATTCCTTTTGGCAGGCTCGCCGAGACCGCAGAGGTCGCCAAGGCGGTATTGTTCCTGGCATCGGATGAAAGCAGCTTCGTTGGCGGCGAGGAACTGCTCGTCGATGGCGGCTTCGTCGCGGTCTGA